The genomic segment AGAACACGCCGCCCAGAATGAGCAGCACGACGCCCATGTGAGGAAGCGAGTGGGCCAGGTCCCGGTAGGCGGCCATGCAGATCCAGCCCATGCCCAGATAAGCGACCAGTGAGAGCTTCTTGAAGCGGTGGATCGCAAACACCTTGAGCACGATGCCGACGATCGCGATGCTCCACACGGCGCCAAAGAGCACCCAGCCCACCGTGCCCCGCAGGGTCACCAGCAGAAACGGCGTGTAGGTCCCGGCGATGAGCAGGTAGATCGACACGTGGTCGAGCACCTTGAAGACGTGCTTGGCCTTCGGCGAGGGGATCGCGTGGTAGAGCGTCGATGACAGGTAGAGCAGGAAGAGCGTGGCGCCGTAGATGGCGAAACTCGTGATCCG from the Chrysiogenia bacterium genome contains:
- a CDS encoding hemolysin III family protein, producing MSTSVHARPDAHPEAPYTLGEEIAHAITHGVGAALSVAGLTLMVALAALHGDPWRITSFAIYGATLFLLYLSSTLYHAIPSPKAKHVFKVLDHVSIYLLIAGTYTPFLLVTLRGTVGWVLFGAVWSIAIVGIVLKVFAIHRFKKLSLVAYLGMGWICMAAYRDLAHSLPHMGVVLLILGGVFYSGGVIFYVWDRLPYNHAIWHLFVLAGSITHFFAILLYVLPVSA